One Opitutus sp. ER46 genomic region harbors:
- a CDS encoding RNA-binding protein — translation MSNSKLYVGNLSFKTTEDELRAHFGQFGSVTDVYVAMDKMTGRPRGFAFVTMGTPEEAKAAAEKINGTELGGRQLTVNEARPKEERPAGGFGGGGRGFGGGGGGRGGFGGGRDRDRGERRY, via the coding sequence ATGAGTAACTCCAAACTGTACGTCGGTAACCTGTCCTTCAAGACGACCGAGGATGAGCTGCGCGCGCATTTCGGCCAGTTCGGCAGCGTGACCGACGTTTACGTCGCGATGGATAAGATGACCGGCCGCCCGCGCGGTTTCGCGTTCGTCACCATGGGCACGCCCGAAGAGGCCAAGGCCGCGGCGGAAAAGATCAACGGCACCGAGCTCGGTGGCCGTCAGCTCACCGTCAATGAAGCGCGTCCGAAGGAAGAGCGTCCCGCCGGTGGTTTCGGCGGTGGCGGTCGTGGCTTCGGCGGCGGCGGCGGTGGCCGCGGTGGCTTCGGTGGCGGTCGTGACCGCGATCGTGGCGAGCGTCGCTACTAA
- a CDS encoding DEAD/DEAH box helicase — protein sequence MPFKALNLSPAVLRGVQAAGYAEPTPIQTRAIPVVLGGGDLIGSAQTGTGKTAAFALPILTRLGASMAGRSGPRVLVLEPTRELAAQVETAFRDFARFSDLRPLAVFGGVGYGHQRSELRRGVDIIVATPGRLVDFLKEGALSLRDVQILVLDEVDRMLDMGFLPVVKDIIARCPKERQTLFFSATVPPEIAAVASFALRHPTRVEIGVNRSITKSVSHALYPVAYEQKFELLEALLARTDFDSVLIFSRTKHGADRIARRLKHQHSVAVLHANRSQNQRIEALAGFKSGKYAIMVATDIAARGIDVAGVSHVINYDVPENPEDYVHRIGRTGRAQAVGDAFTIVTPENASDVRDIERFIGAKIPELQLEGFAYQPMGAPRPKPQRGQQGQRGGFSRGGRNGSSRQEPRGGQRGGGGGQRGGGHADSRGANSRSAGDSTPRGGDQPRASGSAPAAAPAGGQAAEPKRRFFHLWRGRR from the coding sequence ATGCCTTTCAAAGCTCTCAATCTTTCCCCAGCGGTGCTCCGCGGCGTCCAAGCCGCGGGCTACGCTGAACCCACGCCGATCCAGACGCGCGCGATTCCCGTCGTGCTCGGCGGTGGCGACCTCATCGGCTCGGCCCAGACCGGCACCGGCAAGACGGCGGCGTTTGCGCTGCCGATCCTGACGCGGCTCGGCGCTTCCATGGCCGGCCGTTCCGGGCCCCGCGTGCTCGTGCTCGAGCCCACGCGGGAACTCGCGGCGCAGGTTGAAACCGCGTTTCGCGATTTCGCCCGCTTCTCCGATTTGCGCCCGCTCGCCGTATTCGGCGGCGTCGGCTATGGCCACCAACGGTCCGAGCTGCGGCGCGGCGTCGACATCATCGTGGCCACGCCCGGCCGGCTGGTGGACTTCCTCAAGGAGGGCGCGCTTTCGCTGCGCGACGTGCAGATCCTCGTCCTCGACGAGGTCGATCGCATGCTCGACATGGGATTCCTCCCGGTGGTGAAGGACATCATCGCGCGCTGCCCAAAGGAGCGCCAGACGCTGTTCTTCTCGGCCACCGTGCCCCCGGAGATCGCGGCCGTCGCATCTTTTGCACTACGCCACCCGACGCGCGTCGAGATCGGCGTGAACCGCTCGATCACGAAGTCCGTGAGCCATGCGCTGTACCCGGTGGCCTACGAGCAGAAGTTTGAACTGCTCGAGGCGCTGCTCGCCCGCACCGACTTCGACAGCGTGCTGATCTTCTCGCGCACGAAACACGGGGCCGACCGCATCGCGCGCCGGCTCAAGCACCAGCACAGCGTCGCCGTGCTGCATGCCAACCGGTCCCAGAACCAGCGCATCGAGGCGCTTGCCGGGTTCAAGAGCGGCAAGTACGCGATCATGGTCGCGACCGACATCGCGGCGCGCGGCATCGACGTCGCGGGCGTGTCCCATGTCATCAACTACGACGTGCCGGAGAACCCCGAGGATTACGTGCACCGGATTGGCCGCACCGGCCGGGCGCAGGCTGTGGGCGACGCGTTCACGATCGTCACGCCGGAGAATGCGTCCGACGTGCGCGACATCGAGCGGTTTATCGGGGCGAAGATCCCGGAGCTGCAGCTCGAAGGCTTTGCGTATCAGCCGATGGGCGCGCCGCGGCCGAAGCCGCAGCGCGGCCAGCAGGGGCAGCGCGGCGGCTTCTCGCGTGGCGGCCGCAACGGTTCGTCCCGCCAGGAACCGCGCGGTGGCCAGCGTGGCGGTGGCGGCGGGCAGCGTGGCGGTGGTCACGCGGACTCACGCGGAGCGAACTCACGTTCCGCTGGCGATTCGACGCCTCGCGGCGGCGACCAGCCGCGGGCTTCGGGTTCCGCCCCGGCGGCAGCCCCGGCGGGCGGCCAGGCAGCCGAACCCAAGCGCCGGTTCTTCCATCTCTGGCGCGGCCGTCGCTAA